From Aedes aegypti strain LVP_AGWG unplaced genomic scaffold, AaegL5.0 Primary Assembly AGWG_AaegL5_hic_scaff_111_PBJ_arrow, whole genome shotgun sequence, a single genomic window includes:
- the LOC5576973 gene encoding UDP-glucuronosyltransferase 2B15, which translates to MELRDVFLLIVSVSITLTTVNSANILCIMTVPSPSHHIWNRVWMEALVERGHNLTTITMDGDKSKNNLTYIHMEHVYPALFEDQGVDYVEMSKESAFRTVFSFLDFYTSVCDAVLKSNGMNEILAYPEDFKFDLVIYDYGCGPCLLPLLHRFNYPPLLSLTPFNNPPYSVDVVGGHKHFAYTPYFALNYDTKMNLGQRAYNTLLCLLSSAYRYFYIMPTVDRMVRSYFNYSNLPYIGDLETRTQLMLVNTHPAMDALEALPPNVVTIGGAHIKDPPPLPEDLEKFIRSSKKGAVLFSLGTNVRSDKIGEHRQRMFIEAFRQMPHYHFLWKFESDLKLDLPPNVIIKKWMPQNSILAHPNVEAFITHSGGLSTQEASWFGVPLIGMPFFMDQIRNCHRSVSAGVAEALDFQTLTVGKIRNTVLKVLETPKYKENMKRRSKFLQDQPEKPLDRAIWWIEYVIRNPDLNHMKSPTLELGTLKSNLVDVFALYLLVIVLGYKILIWGLKSIFHKQANKKIDKLE; encoded by the exons ATGGAGCTAAGGGATGTATTTCTTCTTATTGTCTCAGTTTCGATCACGCTGACAACCGTTAATAGTGCTAACATTTTGTGTATTATGACGGTTCCTAGTCCAAGTCATCACATTTG GAATCGAGTATGGATGGAAGCGCTGGTCGAGAGAGGGCACAATCTAACTACAATCACAATGGACGGTgataaatcgaaaaataatttaaCGTACATTCATATGGAACATGTGTACCCTGCATTATTTGAAGATCAAGGTGTAGATTATGTGGAAATGTCGAAAGAATCCGCATTTAGAACGGTGTTCTCGTTTCTTGATTTTTACACTAGTGTTTGTGATG CTGTCCTCAAGTCCAACGGTATGAACGAAATTTTGGCCTACCCGGAAGATTTCAAGTTTGACTTAGTGATCTACGACTACGGCTGTGGACCGTGCCTGTTACCGCTGTTACACAGGTTCAACTATCCACCGCTATTATCTCTGACGCCGTTCAACAATCCGCCCTACTCGGTAGACGTCGTGGGAGGCCATAAGCATTTTGCGTATACTCCGTACTTTGCGCTCAACTACGACACAAAGATGAATCTTGGACAACGTGCATACAACACACTGCTGTGCTTGCTCAGTTCAGC TTATCGTTACTTCTACATCATGCCAACTGTTGATCGAATGGTCCGATCGTATTTCAACTATTCCAACCTGCCATATATAGGCGATCTGGAAACGCGAACTCAACTCATGCTGGTCAACACCCATCCGGCAATGGATGCTTTGGAGGCTCTTCCTCCTAATGTAGTTACTATTGGTGGGGCTCACATCAAAGATCCCCCTCCACTGCCGGAAGATTTAGAGAAATTTATCCGAAGTAGCAAAAAAGGAGCTGTCCTGTTTTCCTTGGGAACCAACGTTCGCAGTGATAAAATAGGCGAACACCGTCAACGAATGTTCATCGAAGCTTTTCGACAGATGCCACATTATCACTTCTTGTGGAAATTTGAATCAGATCTGAAGCTGGATCTTCCACCAAATGTTATTATTAAGAAGTGGATGCCACAAAACAGTATTCTCGCTCACCCCAACGTTGAGGCGTTCATCACTCATTCGGGAGGATTGAGTACCCAGGAAGCTTCGTGGTTTGGAGTCCCGTTAATCGGGATGCCCTTTTTTATGGATCAAATTAGG AACTGTCACCGTTCAGTGAGTGCTGGAGTAGCAGAAGCGCTTGATTTCCAAACGCTAACCGTTGGAAAAATTCGAAACACTGTATTGAAAGTGCTAGAAACCCCCAAGTATAAGGAAAACATGAAGCGCCGatcgaaattccttcaggaccAACCCGAGAAACCGTTGGATCGAGCCATATGGTGGATTGAGTATGTCATTCGTAACCCTGACTTGAATCATATGAAATCGCCTACATTGGAACTGGGAACCCTCAAGTCAAACCTCGTAGATGTGTTTGCATTATATTTGTTAGTGATCGTACTTGGGTACAAAATCTTGATATGGGGTCTCAAATCTATATTCCACAAGCAAGCAAATAAGAAAATAGACAAGCTCGAataa